A stretch of the Capsicum annuum cultivar UCD-10X-F1 chromosome 8, UCD10Xv1.1, whole genome shotgun sequence genome encodes the following:
- the LOC107840207 gene encoding probable indole-3-acetic acid-amido synthetase GH3.1, giving the protein MAVDSVLSSPLGPPACEKDAKALQFIEEMTRNADAVQQRVLDEILTRNSQTEYLKRFKLDGVSDRETFKSRIPVVTYEDLQPEIQRIANGDRSPILSAHPISEFLTSSGTSAGERKLMPTIKEELDRRQLLYSLLMPVMNLYVPGLDKGKGLYFLFIKSETKTPGGLLARPVLTSYYKSEHFKSRPHDPYNVYTSPNEAILCADSFQSMYTQMLCGLYEREQVLRLGAVFASGLVRAIRFLQLHWPQLAHDIRTGNLNPQITNLSLCERMGKIMRPNPELADFVAGECCKENWEGIITRIWPKTKYLDVIVTGAMAQYIPTLDYYSGGLPKACTMYAASECYFGLNLNPMCKPSEVSYTIMPNMGYFEFLPHDSTTTNSSPTNLVDLVDVEVGKEYELVITTYAGLYRYRVGDILRVTGFHNSAPQFHFVRRKNVLLSIDSDKTDEAELQKAVENASKLLREFNTSVVEYTSYADTKTIPGHYVIYWELLMKDLKNSPSDEVLNKCCLAMEESLNTVYRQGRVACNSIGPLEIRVVKNGTFEELMDYAISRGASINQYKVPRCVNFAPILELLDSRVMSSHFSPSLPQWTPERRR; this is encoded by the exons ATGGCTGTTGATTCAGTACTTTCATCTCCATTGGGTCCTCCTGCATGTGAAAAAGATGCAAAAGCACTTCAATTCATTGAAGAAATGACTAGAAATGCTGATGCCGTTCAACAAAGAGTCTTGGATGAGATATTGACTAGAAACTCCCAAACGGAGTACCTCAAGCGCTTTAAACTTGACGGCGTCAGTGACCGTGAAACCTTTAAATCCAGAATTCCGGTCGTAACTTATGAAGATCTTCAACCGGAGATTCAACGGATCGCTAACGGCGACCGTTCGCCTATCTTATCCGCTCATCCCATCTCTGAATTCCTCACTAG CTCTGGAACGTCAGCTGGTGAAAGGAAATTGATGCCAACAATTAAAGAAGAGTTGGATCGTCGCCAGCTACTATACAGTCTTCTTATGCCAGTTATGAACTT ATACGTGCCTGGATTAGATAAAGGGAAAGGACTATACTTCTTGTTTATCAAGTCCGAGACGAAAACTCCAGGTGGGCTATTGGCCCGACCCGTTCTCACAAGCTACTACAAAAGTGAACATTTCAAGAGCAGACCTCATGACCCGTACAATGTTTACACAAGTCCAAATGAAGCAATCCTTTGTGCTGATTCCTTTCAGAGCATGTACACTCAAATGCTCTGCGGTCTCTACGAGCGCGAGCAAGTTCTTCGCCTTGGAGCTGTCTTTGCCTCGGGCCTTGTCCGAGCCATTCGGTTCTTGCAGCTCCACTGGCCACAACTTGCTCATGATATTCGGACTGGAAATCTGAACCCACAAATTACAAACCTCTCTCTTTGTGAACGCATGGGTAAAATTATGAGACCGAATCCTGAGCTAGCTGATTTTGTTGCTGGTGAATGTTGTAAAGAAAATTGGGAGGGAATTATCACAAGGATTTGGCCTAAGACTAAGTACCTTGACGTAATTGTCACGGGTGCTATGGCTCAGTACATTCCTACTTTGGATTATTACAGTGGTGGGTTACCAAAAGCTTGCACTATGTACGCAGCTTCCGAGTGTTACTTTGGACTCAATTTAAATCCCATGTGTAAGCCCTCGGAAGTTTCGTACACCATCATGCCAAACATGGGGTATTTCGAATTTTTACCCCATGACTCTACAACAACTAACTCCTCACCTACCAATCTCGTTGACCTTGTCGACGTTGAGGTTGGAAAAGAGTATGAGCTTGTCATCACAACGTACGCTGGGTTATACCGCTACAGAGTCGGAGACATTCTCCGAGTCACCGGGTTTCATAACTCAGCCCCTCAGTTCCATTTCGTCAGGAGAAAAAATGTTCTATTGAGCATTGACTCTGACAAAACGGACGAGGCTGAGTTACAGAAGGCCGTAGAGAATGCTTCGAAATTACTCAGGGAGTTCAATACCAGCGTGGTCGAGTACACTAGTTATGCAGATACAAAGACAATTCCTGGTCATTACGTGATTTATTGGGAGTTATTAATGAAAGATTTGAAAAATTCTCCCAGTGATGAAGTATTGAACAAATGTTGTTTGGCCATGGAAGAGTCACTCAACACAGTGTATCGACAGGGCCGAGTTGCTTGCAACTCAATTGGTCCGTTGGAGATTAGGGTGGTGAAAAATGGTACATTTGAAGAACTCATGGATTATGCAATTTCAAGGGGTGCTTCAATTAACCAATATAAGGTGCCAAGATGTGTGAATTTTGCACCTATTTTGGAACTTCTTGACTCAAGAGTAATGTCAAGTCACTTTAGCCCATCGTTGCCTCAATGGACACCTGAACGACGTCGTTGA